One part of the Solanum dulcamara chromosome 8, daSolDulc1.2, whole genome shotgun sequence genome encodes these proteins:
- the LOC129901435 gene encoding sister chromatid cohesion protein PDS5 homolog B isoform X1 yields the protein MADSEKEAVKVISRTGKQLGAYKTCPNKDTLVNLLKQATRAFEGLKQSSSLKSVIKPLSSSLVKHSLLVHKDKDIRLLVGICFCEIVRVLAPNPEFTDAVSRDIFGLLVNIFSELEDTLNPYFSMRVQLLETVAKLKFCLLMLDIGCEELVKKMFKNFFAVMREHHPPSMVSAAVSIMTQILEEKMQEKEKTSSELLTFEKEVSEPLLDVILQNLLKEAKGSSRASHQLAVSVIQTCSEKIEDTVSRFLRSCILNRDAVQSEIKEYYHDIMYEIFQCSPQVLLSVIPSLIHELLTDQVDVRIKALGLMKKVFSLPGNHFARDYHQLFVEFLNRTRDKSAEVRLITLSCAKAFYMTNPSGKESLEVLSALQDRLLDSDDRVRSEAVTVVCDLARYKLKSVPLELITCVAERLRDKKVSVRKKALKKLLELYQEYCTQCAATIMDFSDHFEQIPCKILMLCYDRDCKEFKPQRMEIVLADTLFPASLSIEDKTRHWVFMFSLFTPCHLKALNAILSQKLRLRNEMQVYLTLLNKYKEEVSEEVEKKMKMSIVKMSASFEDAAKAEDCFRKLDMVKDSQIFDLLEKLLTEQSIEDAQTTRDDLLRMTGNKNLHTEFLQLLPMKCSFNLFGLEHVRCIFDHLSDDRFGSKHLEDSAVQLLLTILSAFPSLLRGLETEFRNLLLEEVIPFNEQLIRILAKEGSHMSINLGDIYPFLEKVCLDGSRAQAKLAVSAIAALMAPSEQSIFLDLCKMLVDSLHLGKQLPTVLQSLGCLAQHSVLAFQAHEEVVTRYIIEEIFELTDVAMLEDMDLLEKTSECSGSCQLKIFGLKTLVRSFLPHQSATFSRPINFLLDIILEMLHKGGHYDGINSSSDSDKAHIRLAAAKSVLQLSRRWDSLISPQIFRCTVLTAKDNSPLVQRLFIKKVQKLLKEHKIPCRYACAFPFAATDSSEDLQQISLKYMEEFVHVYGNAARINQMSTMPGHVTGFPVYIVVYLIHVLAHDANFPTADHHDANSCPQFFSPLVFSLRALIDFNYSDGTVDLVSKASSYLRSIFHAIKKAEDAVDAQITPNLHMLSDIGISLLDVISNTGVSHSHISGLILLPSSLYKVGQEHNSQGKSDLLIRYQLDENFIRNLLDISKKKAQTAGTISTQYQKCQDGMMQSGNSGGRTLEMQFFKKGPLPLSMVKKNCGYSDKEEISEANQEFTTRERQKTSKPFSASASFELHKEFSMDDEHEDDAHGAIEAVIRTEQQPYCSRTVRLRPLSDQKDENPRSLKEKDTISRCKTIMREPSKSIKGNSSDICISKGSKNNAEKLIRQHKELCSPEDNCCSGSTEVHDSSNNSLKDSCGLQSLRRPRKNIDMIGSVSQQEDDLSEDKAKSGSKRTALAENQESVLVDSSVSEVIDVNEDVIARRTRSRRV from the exons ATGGCGGACTCAGAGAAGGAGGCAGTAAAGGTCATCTCCCGAACCGGAAAACAACTTGGTGCATACAAAACTTGCCCCAATAAAGATACTCTTGTCAACTTATTAAAA CAAGCCACTCGTGCTTTTGAAGGGTTAAAACAGTCAAGTTCGCTGAAATCTGTCATTAAACCCTTGAGCAGTTCTCTTGTTAAGCATAGTTTGCTTGTTCACAAGGACAAAGATATCAGACTTCTGGTTGGCATCTGCTTCTGCGAAATTGTCCGTGTGCTGGCACCAAATCCTGAATTTACTGATGCAGTGTCTAGG GATATATTTGGACTTCTTGTCAACATCTTCTCAGAGCTTGAAGATACCTTAAATCCTTACTTCAGCATGAGGGTACAACTGTTAGAAACTGTTGCAAAACTGAAGTTTTGTTTGCTAATGCTAGATATTGGCTGTGAAGAACTGGttaaaaaaatgttcaaaaacTTTTTCGCTGTCATGAG GGAACATCACCCTCCAAGTATGGTTTCTGCAGCAGTATCGATAATGACACAAATTTTGGAGGAGAAAATGCAAGAGAAAGAGAAGACCAGTTCCGAGCTGCTCACTTTTGAAAAAGAAGTATCTGAGCCCCTTTTAGATGTGATTTTGCAGAACCTTTTGAAAGAAGCAAAG GGTTCATCTCGTGCGTCTCACCAGCTTGCTGTCTCTGTCATTCAAACTTGCAGTGAAAAGATTGAAGATACTGTTTCAAGGTTTTTAAGGTCTTGCATACTTAATAGAGACGCTGTGCAGAGTGAGATCAAGGAATATTACCATGATATTATGTACGAAATCTTTCAGTGTTCTCCTCAAGTACTTCTTTCTGTCATACCTAGCCTGATCCACGAACTATTG ACAGATCAAGTGGATGTCCGGATAAAAGCTCTTGGCTTGATGAAAAAGGTCTTTTCATTGCCTGGAAACCATTTTGCCCGGGATTATCACCAGCTTTTTGTAGAATTCTTAAACAGAACTCGTGATAAATCTGCTGAAGTGAGACTAATTACACTTTCATGTGCTAAAGCATTCTACATGACCAATCCATCAGGAAAAGAATCTCTTGAAGTTCTTT CTGCTCTTCAAGATCGTCTTTTGGATTCTGATGACAGAGTGAGATCAGAGGCAGTTACTGTGGTGTGCGACTTGGCAAGATATAAGCTAAAATCTGTTCCTCTTGAACTTATCACATGTGTTGCAGAACGACTGAGAGATAAAAAG GTGTCTGTTAGAAAGAAAGCATTGAAGAAGTTGTTAGAACTGTATCAGGAATATTGCACACAATGTGCTGCTACCATCATGGATTTCAGTGATCATTTTGAACAGATCCCATGTAAAATTTTGATGCTATGCTATGACAGAGATTGTAAAGAGTTCAA GCCTCAGCGAATGGAGATTGTGCTTGCTGACACTCTGTTTCCTGCTTCTCTTTCTATTGAGGATAAAACCAGGCATTGGGTCTTCATGTTCTCACTTTTTACGCCTTGTCATCTCAAGGCCTTGAATGCAATTTTATCTCAAAAGCTGAG GTTGCGAAATGAAATGCAAGTGTACTTAACTCTCCTCAACAAATACAAG GAGGAAGTATCGGAAGAAGTAGAAAAGAAGATGAAAATGTCCATTGTGAAAATGTCAGCATCTTTTGAGGATGCTGCCAAAGCAGAAGACTGCTTCCGCAAACTGGATATGGTGAAAGACAGTCAAATCTTTGATCTGTTGGAGAAGTTATTAACTGAACAGAGCATTGAAGATGCCCAAACCACCAGA GATGACCTTTTGAGAATGACTGGCAACAAGAATCTGCATACTGAGTTTCTGCAATTACTCCCCATGAAATGTTCATTTAATCTATTTGGTTTGGAGCATGTGCGCTGTATTTTTGATCATCTTTCTGACGACAGATTTGGGAGTAAGCATTTGGAGGATTCTGCTGTGCAACTTCTCTTG ACTATTCTCAGTGCATTTCCTTCACTCTTGAGAGGTTTGGAGACAGAATTCAGGAACTTGTTGTTGGAGGAGGTTATCCCATTCAATGAACAGCTGATCCGGATTCTTGCAAAAGAAGGATCCCACATGTCAATCAACCTTGG TGACATATATCCATTCTTAGAGAAGGTTTGCTTGGATGGCAGTCGTGCTCAAGCAAAATTGGCTGTTTCGGCAATTGCTGCACTAATGGCCCCCTCAGAGCAGTCCATTTTCTTAGATTTGTGCAAG ATGCTTGTGGATTCTCTGCATCTGGGGAAACAGCTTCCAACAGTTTTGCAGTCTTTGGGCTGTTTGGCGCAACATTCTGTTTTAGCATTTCAAGCACATGAAGAGGTGGTCACCCGTTATATCATTGAGGAAATATTTGAGCTTACTGAT GTGGCCATGTTGGAGGATATGGATTTGTTAGAAAAGACTTCTGAATGTAGTGGTTCTTGCCAATTAAAG ATTTTTGGGCTCAAGACACTAGTTCGGAGCTTTTTACCCCATCAAAGTGCAACTTTCAGTCGTCCAATTAACTTTTTACTGGATATCATACTGGAAATGCTTCACAAGGGCGGTCATTATGATGGTATTAACTCAAg cagTGATTCTGACAAGGCTCATATTAGATTAGCTGCTGCAAAGTCTGTTCTTCAGCTCTCAAGAAGGTGGGATTCACTCATTTCGCCACAAATTTTCCGCTGCACAGTTTTGACAGCCAAG GATAATTCTCCTCTAGTACAGAGATTGTTTATTAAGAAGGTGCAAAAGCTTTTGAAGGAACATAAGATTCCTTGTAGATATGCATGCGCATTTCCATTTGCTGCCACAGACTCTTCAGAAGATCTCCAACAAATT TCTTTGAAATACATGGAAGAATTTGTACATGTATATGGAAATGCAGCAAGAATAAATCAAATGTCTACAATGCCTGGACATGTGACTGGTTTTCCTGTTTATATAGTGGTTTACCTGATCCATGTCCTAGCTCATGATGCAAATTTTCCCACTGCTGATCACCATGATGCCAACTCCTGCCCTCAGTTTTTCAG TCCACTTGTTTTCAGCTTGCGAGCATTGATTGATTTTAATTACTCTGATGGCACCGTGGACCTCGTTAGTAAAGCTAGCTCATACTTGAGAAGTATCTTCCATGCAATAAAAAAGGCCGAGGATGCTGTTGATGCACAAATTACTCCT AATCTTCATATGTTGTCAGATATTGGGATTTCTTTGTTGGATGTAATAAGCAACACAGGTGTATCTCATTCGCATATATCTGGACTTATTTTACTGCCATCTTCACTCTATAAAGTGGGTCAAGAACATAATAGTCAG GGGAAAAGTGATCTTTTAATTCGTTATCAGCTAGATGAAAATTTCATTAGGAATTTACTTGATATTTCGAAAAAGAAAGCTCAG ACTGCTGGCACCATCAGTACACAGTACCAAAAATGTCAAGATGGCATGATGCAGTCAGGTAACAGTGGGGGCCGCACATTGGAAATGCAATTTTTCAAAAAGGGCCCTCTCCCATTGAGCATGGTAAAAAAGAATTGCGGTTATTCAGATAAGGAGGAGATAAGTGAAGCAAATCAGGAGTTCACTACTAGAGAAAGACAAAAAACATCTAAACCATTTTCAGCTTCTGCATCATTTGAATTACATAAGGAGTTTTCGATGGATGATGAACATGAAGATGATGCACATGGAGCCATTGAAGCAGTGATTAGAACTGAGCAGCAACCATATTGTTCGAGAACTGTCAGGTTACGACCCTTGTCTGATCAGAAGGATGAAAATCCACGTTCCCTTAAAGAAAAAGATACAATCTCAAGGTGTAAAACCATAATGCGCGAGCCTTCCAAATCCATCAAAGGCAACAGCTCAGATATCTGCATCTCAAAG
- the LOC129901435 gene encoding sister chromatid cohesion protein PDS5 homolog B isoform X3: MADSEKEAVKVISRTGKQLGAYKTCPNKDTLVNLLKQATRAFEGLKQSSSLKSVIKPLSSSLVKHSLLVHKDKDIRLLVGICFCEIVRVLAPNPEFTDAVSRDIFGLLVNIFSELEDTLNPYFSMRVQLLETVAKLKFCLLMLDIGCEELVKKMFKNFFAVMREHHPPSMVSAAVSIMTQILEEKMQEKEKTSSELLTFEKEVSEPLLDVILQNLLKEAKGSSRASHQLAVSVIQTCSEKIEDTVSRFLRSCILNRDAVQSEIKEYYHDIMYEIFQCSPQVLLSVIPSLIHELLTDQVDVRIKALGLMKKVFSLPGNHFARDYHQLFVEFLNRTRDKSAEVRLITLSCAKAFYMTNPSGKESLEVLSALQDRLLDSDDRVRSEAVTVVCDLARYKLKSVPLELITCVAERLRDKKVSVRKKALKKLLELYQEYCTQCAATIMDFSDHFEQIPCKILMLCYDRDCKEFKPQRMEIVLADTLFPASLSIEDKTRHWVFMFSLFTPCHLKALNAILSQKLRLRNEMQVYLTLLNKYKEEVSEEVEKKMKMSIVKMSASFEDAAKAEDCFRKLDMVKDSQIFDLLEKLLTEQSIEDAQTTRDDLLRMTGNKNLHTEFLQLLPMKCSFNLFGLEHVRCIFDHLSDDRFGSKHLEDSAVQLLLTILSAFPSLLRGLETEFRNLLLEEVIPFNEQLIRILAKEGSHMSINLGDIYPFLEKVCLDGSRAQAKLAVSAIAALMAPSEQSIFLDLCKMLVDSLHLGKQLPTVLQSLGCLAQHSVLAFQAHEEVVTRYIIEEIFELTDVAMLEDMDLLEKTSECSGSCQLKIFGLKTLVRSFLPHQSATFSRPINFLLDIILEMLHKGGHYDGINSSSDSDKAHIRLAAAKSVLQLSRRWDSLISPQIFRCTVLTAKDNSPLVQRLFIKKVQKLLKEHKIPCRYACAFPFAATDSSEDLQQISLKYMEEFVHVYGNAARINQMSTMPGHVTGFPVYIVVYLIHVLAHDANFPTADHHDANSCPQFFSPLVFSLRALIDFNYSDGTVDLVSKASSYLRSIFHAIKKAEDAVDAQITPNLHMLSDIGISLLDVISNTGVSHSHISGLILLPSSLYKVGQEHNSQGKSDLLIRYQLDENFIRNLLDISKKKAQTAGTISTQYQKCQDGMMQSGNSGGRTLEMQFFKKGPLPLSMVKKNCGYSDKEEISEANQEFTTRERQKTSKPFSASASFELHKEFSMDDEHEDDAHGAIEAVIRTEQQPYCSRTVRLRPLSDQKDENPRSLKEKDTISRCKTIMREPSKSIKGNSSDICISKDSCGLQSLRRPRKNIDMIGSVSQQEDDLSEDKAKSGSKRTALAENQESVLVDSSVSEVIDVNEDVIARRTRSRRV, from the exons ATGGCGGACTCAGAGAAGGAGGCAGTAAAGGTCATCTCCCGAACCGGAAAACAACTTGGTGCATACAAAACTTGCCCCAATAAAGATACTCTTGTCAACTTATTAAAA CAAGCCACTCGTGCTTTTGAAGGGTTAAAACAGTCAAGTTCGCTGAAATCTGTCATTAAACCCTTGAGCAGTTCTCTTGTTAAGCATAGTTTGCTTGTTCACAAGGACAAAGATATCAGACTTCTGGTTGGCATCTGCTTCTGCGAAATTGTCCGTGTGCTGGCACCAAATCCTGAATTTACTGATGCAGTGTCTAGG GATATATTTGGACTTCTTGTCAACATCTTCTCAGAGCTTGAAGATACCTTAAATCCTTACTTCAGCATGAGGGTACAACTGTTAGAAACTGTTGCAAAACTGAAGTTTTGTTTGCTAATGCTAGATATTGGCTGTGAAGAACTGGttaaaaaaatgttcaaaaacTTTTTCGCTGTCATGAG GGAACATCACCCTCCAAGTATGGTTTCTGCAGCAGTATCGATAATGACACAAATTTTGGAGGAGAAAATGCAAGAGAAAGAGAAGACCAGTTCCGAGCTGCTCACTTTTGAAAAAGAAGTATCTGAGCCCCTTTTAGATGTGATTTTGCAGAACCTTTTGAAAGAAGCAAAG GGTTCATCTCGTGCGTCTCACCAGCTTGCTGTCTCTGTCATTCAAACTTGCAGTGAAAAGATTGAAGATACTGTTTCAAGGTTTTTAAGGTCTTGCATACTTAATAGAGACGCTGTGCAGAGTGAGATCAAGGAATATTACCATGATATTATGTACGAAATCTTTCAGTGTTCTCCTCAAGTACTTCTTTCTGTCATACCTAGCCTGATCCACGAACTATTG ACAGATCAAGTGGATGTCCGGATAAAAGCTCTTGGCTTGATGAAAAAGGTCTTTTCATTGCCTGGAAACCATTTTGCCCGGGATTATCACCAGCTTTTTGTAGAATTCTTAAACAGAACTCGTGATAAATCTGCTGAAGTGAGACTAATTACACTTTCATGTGCTAAAGCATTCTACATGACCAATCCATCAGGAAAAGAATCTCTTGAAGTTCTTT CTGCTCTTCAAGATCGTCTTTTGGATTCTGATGACAGAGTGAGATCAGAGGCAGTTACTGTGGTGTGCGACTTGGCAAGATATAAGCTAAAATCTGTTCCTCTTGAACTTATCACATGTGTTGCAGAACGACTGAGAGATAAAAAG GTGTCTGTTAGAAAGAAAGCATTGAAGAAGTTGTTAGAACTGTATCAGGAATATTGCACACAATGTGCTGCTACCATCATGGATTTCAGTGATCATTTTGAACAGATCCCATGTAAAATTTTGATGCTATGCTATGACAGAGATTGTAAAGAGTTCAA GCCTCAGCGAATGGAGATTGTGCTTGCTGACACTCTGTTTCCTGCTTCTCTTTCTATTGAGGATAAAACCAGGCATTGGGTCTTCATGTTCTCACTTTTTACGCCTTGTCATCTCAAGGCCTTGAATGCAATTTTATCTCAAAAGCTGAG GTTGCGAAATGAAATGCAAGTGTACTTAACTCTCCTCAACAAATACAAG GAGGAAGTATCGGAAGAAGTAGAAAAGAAGATGAAAATGTCCATTGTGAAAATGTCAGCATCTTTTGAGGATGCTGCCAAAGCAGAAGACTGCTTCCGCAAACTGGATATGGTGAAAGACAGTCAAATCTTTGATCTGTTGGAGAAGTTATTAACTGAACAGAGCATTGAAGATGCCCAAACCACCAGA GATGACCTTTTGAGAATGACTGGCAACAAGAATCTGCATACTGAGTTTCTGCAATTACTCCCCATGAAATGTTCATTTAATCTATTTGGTTTGGAGCATGTGCGCTGTATTTTTGATCATCTTTCTGACGACAGATTTGGGAGTAAGCATTTGGAGGATTCTGCTGTGCAACTTCTCTTG ACTATTCTCAGTGCATTTCCTTCACTCTTGAGAGGTTTGGAGACAGAATTCAGGAACTTGTTGTTGGAGGAGGTTATCCCATTCAATGAACAGCTGATCCGGATTCTTGCAAAAGAAGGATCCCACATGTCAATCAACCTTGG TGACATATATCCATTCTTAGAGAAGGTTTGCTTGGATGGCAGTCGTGCTCAAGCAAAATTGGCTGTTTCGGCAATTGCTGCACTAATGGCCCCCTCAGAGCAGTCCATTTTCTTAGATTTGTGCAAG ATGCTTGTGGATTCTCTGCATCTGGGGAAACAGCTTCCAACAGTTTTGCAGTCTTTGGGCTGTTTGGCGCAACATTCTGTTTTAGCATTTCAAGCACATGAAGAGGTGGTCACCCGTTATATCATTGAGGAAATATTTGAGCTTACTGAT GTGGCCATGTTGGAGGATATGGATTTGTTAGAAAAGACTTCTGAATGTAGTGGTTCTTGCCAATTAAAG ATTTTTGGGCTCAAGACACTAGTTCGGAGCTTTTTACCCCATCAAAGTGCAACTTTCAGTCGTCCAATTAACTTTTTACTGGATATCATACTGGAAATGCTTCACAAGGGCGGTCATTATGATGGTATTAACTCAAg cagTGATTCTGACAAGGCTCATATTAGATTAGCTGCTGCAAAGTCTGTTCTTCAGCTCTCAAGAAGGTGGGATTCACTCATTTCGCCACAAATTTTCCGCTGCACAGTTTTGACAGCCAAG GATAATTCTCCTCTAGTACAGAGATTGTTTATTAAGAAGGTGCAAAAGCTTTTGAAGGAACATAAGATTCCTTGTAGATATGCATGCGCATTTCCATTTGCTGCCACAGACTCTTCAGAAGATCTCCAACAAATT TCTTTGAAATACATGGAAGAATTTGTACATGTATATGGAAATGCAGCAAGAATAAATCAAATGTCTACAATGCCTGGACATGTGACTGGTTTTCCTGTTTATATAGTGGTTTACCTGATCCATGTCCTAGCTCATGATGCAAATTTTCCCACTGCTGATCACCATGATGCCAACTCCTGCCCTCAGTTTTTCAG TCCACTTGTTTTCAGCTTGCGAGCATTGATTGATTTTAATTACTCTGATGGCACCGTGGACCTCGTTAGTAAAGCTAGCTCATACTTGAGAAGTATCTTCCATGCAATAAAAAAGGCCGAGGATGCTGTTGATGCACAAATTACTCCT AATCTTCATATGTTGTCAGATATTGGGATTTCTTTGTTGGATGTAATAAGCAACACAGGTGTATCTCATTCGCATATATCTGGACTTATTTTACTGCCATCTTCACTCTATAAAGTGGGTCAAGAACATAATAGTCAG GGGAAAAGTGATCTTTTAATTCGTTATCAGCTAGATGAAAATTTCATTAGGAATTTACTTGATATTTCGAAAAAGAAAGCTCAG ACTGCTGGCACCATCAGTACACAGTACCAAAAATGTCAAGATGGCATGATGCAGTCAGGTAACAGTGGGGGCCGCACATTGGAAATGCAATTTTTCAAAAAGGGCCCTCTCCCATTGAGCATGGTAAAAAAGAATTGCGGTTATTCAGATAAGGAGGAGATAAGTGAAGCAAATCAGGAGTTCACTACTAGAGAAAGACAAAAAACATCTAAACCATTTTCAGCTTCTGCATCATTTGAATTACATAAGGAGTTTTCGATGGATGATGAACATGAAGATGATGCACATGGAGCCATTGAAGCAGTGATTAGAACTGAGCAGCAACCATATTGTTCGAGAACTGTCAGGTTACGACCCTTGTCTGATCAGAAGGATGAAAATCCACGTTCCCTTAAAGAAAAAGATACAATCTCAAGGTGTAAAACCATAATGCGCGAGCCTTCCAAATCCATCAAAGGCAACAGCTCAGATATCTGCATCTCAAAG